One segment of Tindallia magadiensis DNA contains the following:
- a CDS encoding M20 metallopeptidase family protein, giving the protein MKWFYEKLELPERLKKYRQDLHRIPELAFQETDTASYIQNCLDELGIQYESQVAGTGILAYIPGEPGGKTYCFRADMDALQVEEQTGLDFQSQKPGCMHACGHDGHMSILLGLAAAIASDDVKTKDHIVFLFQPGEEGTGGADIIVQSGILDQYEVCEIYGLHLFPEINQGTLGIASGPMMAQNSEIDITVWGENAHGGMPHTGKDALMIASQLLTAFQSIISRNINPVDPAVITFGTLKGGEVRNMIARKATMEGTIRTFTEESYRILKKRLLSIIEGFELTYDCRIDVDLRELYPAVHNPEGLVDQWKEAQGEKEIIEIAPIMLAEDFSFYQRKYPGLFFFLGTKNQDKDLVYPLHHGCFNFDEEVLMIGVESFLNILLKKGSIEFNHESERV; this is encoded by the coding sequence ATGAAATGGTTTTATGAAAAACTAGAATTGCCCGAAAGATTGAAAAAATACAGACAGGATTTGCATCGTATTCCAGAACTGGCATTTCAAGAAACAGATACAGCATCATATATTCAAAATTGCCTGGATGAACTGGGAATTCAATATGAAAGCCAAGTTGCAGGAACAGGCATTCTTGCCTATATCCCCGGAGAACCTGGTGGAAAAACCTACTGTTTTCGAGCCGATATGGATGCTTTACAAGTGGAGGAGCAGACTGGGTTGGATTTTCAATCTCAAAAACCTGGCTGTATGCACGCTTGTGGACATGACGGACATATGAGCATTTTGTTAGGATTAGCGGCGGCGATAGCTTCTGATGACGTAAAAACAAAAGACCATATTGTTTTTTTGTTTCAGCCGGGAGAAGAAGGAACCGGTGGTGCCGATATTATTGTTCAATCCGGTATACTTGATCAATATGAGGTGTGTGAAATATATGGGCTTCATCTTTTTCCTGAGATTAACCAAGGAACCTTAGGGATAGCCTCTGGTCCAATGATGGCACAGAATAGTGAAATTGATATTACTGTGTGGGGTGAAAATGCTCATGGAGGAATGCCTCATACAGGTAAAGATGCCCTTATGATTGCCAGTCAATTATTAACGGCATTTCAATCCATTATTAGTAGAAATATCAATCCAGTAGACCCTGCTGTCATCACCTTTGGAACCCTTAAAGGTGGAGAAGTACGGAATATGATTGCTCGTAAAGCCACGATGGAAGGAACCATCAGAACCTTTACAGAGGAATCCTACCGCATATTGAAAAAACGTCTGTTGTCGATCATTGAAGGGTTTGAACTTACCTATGATTGTCGTATTGATGTAGACTTGAGAGAACTTTACCCAGCAGTTCATAACCCTGAGGGATTGGTGGATCAGTGGAAAGAGGCTCAAGGAGAAAAAGAGATAATAGAGATAGCACCGATTATGTTAGCGGAAGATTTTTCTTTTTATCAACGAAAATATCCTGGATTATTCTTTTTTTTAGGTACAAAGAATCAGGACAAAGACCTGGTATATCCTCTTCATCACGGATGTTTTAATTTTGATGAAGAAGTTTTAATGATTGGAGTAGAAAGCTTTTTGAACATTCTTCTTAAAAAGGGGTCAATAGAATTCAATCATGAAAGCGAGCGTGTATAA
- the hpt gene encoding hypoxanthine phosphoribosyltransferase, with protein sequence MNIDDKKWETLCSKEDIQTKTQELGKIITQDYHNKNLYVISLLKGSFIFCADLVREIDLKVKVNFMISSSYGDGFETSGKVVIDKDVEEDLSEYDVLLVDDIADSGLTLTHVMKHLKTKNPKSLKSCVLLNKPSRRLEDLEPDYIGFTIPDAFVVGYGLNYGEHYRNIPYVFIVTEEDRH encoded by the coding sequence ATGAATATTGATGATAAGAAGTGGGAAACATTATGTTCGAAGGAAGACATTCAAACAAAAACGCAAGAACTTGGAAAAATAATTACACAAGATTACCATAATAAAAACTTATATGTAATCTCCTTGCTGAAGGGAAGCTTTATATTTTGTGCTGATTTGGTAAGAGAGATTGACTTAAAAGTAAAAGTGAACTTTATGATTAGCTCATCCTATGGTGATGGGTTTGAAACCAGCGGTAAGGTTGTCATAGATAAGGATGTTGAAGAAGATTTATCAGAATATGATGTGCTGTTAGTGGATGATATTGCAGATTCAGGACTTACGCTGACCCATGTGATGAAACATCTTAAAACGAAAAACCCTAAAAGTCTGAAGTCTTGTGTATTGCTAAATAAACCTTCCAGAAGATTAGAAGATTTGGAGCCGGACTATATTGGTTTTACAATACCAGATGCTTTTGTAGTCGGTTATGGGCTGAATTATGGTGAACATTACAGAAACATACCTTATGTTTTTATTGTGACGGAAGAAGATAGACACTGA
- a CDS encoding type II CAAX endopeptidase family protein, with protein MIQEKKLRVIDANLLFLAGSILFFTLGFYAQTREIFTGLLITQLAVVLLPAIGLLEIKKMDIKSTLRLYPLTWKQIILVILITIFMYPSAVFGNLLVMNILIQFGEISIPQIPAATNVTEYLRLVFIVSLVAGICEEVLFRGVILRGYEKLGNVKAVMFTSLLFGIFHYNIYNLLGPMVLGIVFGSLVLLTKSLWAGIIGHIFNNLLAISIGYFFLLLEDYLPDKEIAEAGATMQESLYASLIVFGGLAALGIVISFFLWKHLKLISNTLLEEELEPENSLDQKERISLMEFIPLTGAVPLFLYIIIWQISMVLSSV; from the coding sequence ATGATCCAGGAAAAGAAACTACGAGTTATTGATGCTAACTTGCTATTTTTGGCAGGATCAATTCTTTTTTTTACCCTTGGTTTTTATGCTCAGACGCGAGAAATATTTACCGGGCTCTTAATAACCCAATTAGCCGTTGTTTTACTGCCGGCAATTGGACTTTTAGAAATAAAAAAAATGGATATTAAGTCTACTTTGAGGCTGTATCCTTTGACTTGGAAACAAATCATACTAGTAATTCTTATTACCATATTTATGTACCCGTCAGCTGTGTTTGGCAATTTACTGGTAATGAATATACTGATACAATTTGGCGAGATAAGCATTCCTCAAATTCCAGCAGCAACCAATGTGACAGAATACCTTCGACTGGTATTTATTGTTTCTTTGGTGGCAGGAATATGTGAAGAAGTTCTTTTTCGCGGGGTCATTTTAAGAGGGTACGAAAAACTAGGCAATGTAAAAGCCGTTATGTTTACTTCGTTATTATTTGGAATTTTTCACTACAATATTTACAATTTGCTTGGACCTATGGTACTGGGAATTGTTTTTGGATCTTTGGTTTTGCTAACAAAATCTTTGTGGGCAGGGATTATAGGTCATATTTTTAATAATCTTTTAGCCATATCCATCGGCTATTTTTTTCTTCTCTTAGAGGATTATCTTCCTGATAAAGAAATAGCAGAGGCGGGAGCAACGATGCAAGAATCGCTTTACGCGAGTTTAATTGTATTTGGTGGATTAGCTGCTTTAGGAATAGTAATCTCTTTTTTTCTATGGAAACACTTGAAATTAATATCAAATACTCTTTTGGAAGAAGAGCTTGAACCAGAAAATTCTTTAGATCAGAAAGAGCGAATTTCTTTAATGGAGTTTATTCCTCTGACAGGAGCTGTACCTCTTTTTCTTTATATTATTATATGGCAAATTTCCATGGTATTATCTTCAGTATAA
- a CDS encoding cold-shock protein, with amino-acid sequence MEKGTVKWFNAEKGYGFISRENGEDVFVHFSAISMDGFKTLDEGQEVEFEIVEGDKGPQATNVSKV; translated from the coding sequence ATGGAAAAAGGTACAGTGAAGTGGTTTAATGCAGAAAAAGGCTATGGATTTATTTCCAGAGAAAATGGTGAAGATGTTTTCGTTCATTTCTCTGCCATTTCTATGGATGGATTCAAAACCCTTGATGAAGGACAGGAAGTAGAGTTTGAGATTGTTGAAGGAGATAAAGGTCCACAGGCAACAAATGTAAGCAAAGTATGA
- the hslO gene encoding Hsp33 family molecular chaperone HslO has product MDKLIRVTAGDGQIRGFFVQNAEMLEQARKIHQLSPVAAAALGRSMAASTMMAQMLKGEGQKITLRINGGGPLGSILCVANIEGHVKGLVDHPQVETENLTPEKLNVGAAVGKEGEITVIKDLSMKAPYIGKYPLTNGEIAEDLTAYFLHSEQQPSSVGLSVKIDVDYTIITSGGFIIQVLPEISEEQLRLLEARLLGLPPLSQLYENLKTPEAVMEVVLEGLEPKIVEEKEVVFNCDCSRERMEEALISLGHKELKVMLEEDGEAEITCHFCNKAYQFNESQLKKLIEES; this is encoded by the coding sequence ATGGATAAACTAATAAGAGTAACAGCTGGCGATGGACAAATAAGAGGGTTTTTTGTTCAAAATGCTGAAATGCTTGAGCAAGCAAGAAAAATACATCAGTTAAGTCCTGTAGCTGCAGCGGCATTAGGAAGAAGCATGGCTGCATCGACTATGATGGCTCAGATGCTCAAAGGTGAAGGTCAAAAAATAACACTTCGCATTAATGGTGGTGGTCCCTTAGGAAGCATTCTTTGTGTTGCAAATATAGAGGGACATGTGAAAGGATTAGTGGATCATCCGCAAGTAGAAACAGAAAATCTTACACCGGAGAAGCTAAATGTAGGGGCGGCAGTAGGAAAAGAAGGTGAAATAACCGTTATTAAAGATCTTAGCATGAAGGCTCCCTATATTGGTAAATATCCATTAACGAATGGAGAAATTGCGGAGGATCTTACCGCCTATTTCTTGCATTCGGAACAACAGCCATCCTCTGTCGGATTAAGTGTTAAGATAGATGTGGACTATACCATCATCACTTCGGGAGGATTTATCATTCAAGTATTACCAGAAATTTCAGAAGAGCAGCTTAGGCTTTTAGAAGCACGGTTGCTGGGGCTTCCTCCTTTAAGCCAATTATATGAAAATCTTAAGACTCCGGAGGCGGTTATGGAAGTAGTGCTGGAAGGCTTGGAGCCAAAAATAGTGGAAGAAAAAGAAGTTGTTTTTAATTGTGACTGCTCAAGAGAAAGAATGGAAGAAGCACTGATAAGTTTAGGGCATAAAGAATTAAAAGTTATGCTTGAAGAAGATGGGGAAGCGGAGATAACCTGTCACTTCTGCAATAAGGCTTATCAATTTAACGAAAGCCAGCTGAAGAAGCTAATTGAAGAGTCGTAA